TTACGATAATTTAATTGTATGTATATCCTCGATATTTGTTATGCACGATcggcccccatttactgagtatttcccaaaatactcaccccttacattcCCACTCAGATAAGAATGAGGAACAAATCGAGGGTGAAGAGCAAGAttacttttggggatggtgatgaaACAACCCAATTTGAGACCAGTCGAATTTATTctgttttttaattttattttcatgtattccGCTTCCGCATTTTATTTCCATCGCATTGTAAAGACGACTATTTGTTATGGAAAAGACTGGTTATTTGAtttactacgaggcttgttatTTTGCAATTGTGTGATTGTGagacaacgccggtgtcaactaaccccgATCCCTGGGCGTGACATAGGCTGCTCCTATTTCGCTCGACGAGGAAGGGCATAGTAATCGACAAAATGCTTCGGTGGAAGAAGGGAGAGGATTCTCGAACACGGAAAAGGATGAAGTGGGATTTCCCTATTGGTCCAGGTTCGGGATTTCTTATGGGCAAAGGCATCCCAggtaaatataaattaaattgattaaaGAAATAGTGGGTTGTGAGGGCTCTCAGCCATATGGATAGTTCAATGTGCTTATCGACgtttgtttagaatatatataatatagtaATAATTCGGATTCTCTATGGTAGTTACATCAAGAgtcttaaaattaataataatataataatatagaaGCATAGatagtatagatatatatataaagcaaaaaagaagaaatgatatttatttgtcTTTATCATCGTGCATGGATGTAAAAGTTGTAAAGGAAAAACTCTGTATGACTTATTTCCAAAAGACGAAACATGTAAATACACCTGAAAATGAAGCGAAATCAAAATGTTATCGATGTACAAAAGATACATCTTATATGAACAAACAAATACAAGACTATTTGTTGTTTATTTGCTAACAAACATACTAAATCTTATTTTAATCTATACGTTCTGATTATTATAACTAGTGCTAGGAAGGTGGTGCTCAAGGCCCACTGCGTTATCTGGGATGTATTTTCCCCAGAACCAATGAGCCTTCCAAACTCTATTCATTTCTTCGATGGGCACGTTCTTCGTCTCCGGCACGAACAGGTACACGAAAATCGTCATCAGCACCACCCATCCAGCAAAGAAGTAGAAGAGACCGAACTTCAAGTGACACAGCATTGTCAAGAAAAGCTGTCCGATGATAAATGTGAAGAACATGTTGATAGACACGTTGATCGATTGGCCTGCCGATCGGATTTCTAGGGGAAAGATTTCACTGGGAACAAGCCATCCCAATGGTCCCCAAGACCAAGCAAAACCGGCCACATAAACACATATCAACCCCAATGTCAGGTTCCCCATTCCTTTGCTGAAAGACCCGTCTCCCGAAACTCCGAAAACAGAGGCGATCATAGATCCAACGGCGATTTGACAGATGATCATTTGAATTCCACCTTCCAAGAACAAAAACCTTCTCCCAAACTTGTCGACTGTGAAGATTGATACCATCGTGGCGAACACATTTACAAGGCCTGTCACAACTGCGGACATGAGCGAGGCATCGTTCCCGAATCCCAGTGTCTTGAAAAGAACAGGGGCGTAGAACATAATGACGTTGATTCCGGTGATCTGCTGGAAGAAGGGAATCAAGCAAGTGATTATTAATTGTGGCCTGTATTTTCTTTCCGTTATTTGCTTCCATGGTTGTTCCACGCGCTTCGACGCTTCACTTGCTTCCACCAAATCACTGTACTCCAGGTCTACGTTGGCCGTGCCACGAATCTTCTGCAACATTTCGCGTGCCTCCTCTTTCTTGCCCCTTTCGATGAGGGAATTAGGAGTATCAGGCAAGCAAAGAGCACCAATCGTCATGATCACAGCAGGAAAAGCAGCCAAAGCAAGAGAAACCCGCCATCCATTGTGCTTCATCTTCGCAGTCACGTAGTTAACAAGATTTGCCGCAAAAATGCCGATGGTTGTGGCCATCTGGAAGCCAATATTGAGGGCTCCTCTCAGTTTGGGAGGTGCCATTTCTGAGAGGTAAACAGGGACTGACTGGTTAGCGTAACCAATGCCGACACCTAGCAATATACGGCCGATGATGAGCATCTCGACATTGACAGCTGCACCATTGAGTATGGCGCCGGAGAGGAAGACCA
The Primulina tabacum isolate GXHZ01 chromosome 9, ASM2559414v2, whole genome shotgun sequence DNA segment above includes these coding regions:
- the LOC142555385 gene encoding sugar transport protein 10-like → MAVGGIEIGSGSGANYEARVTPFVVVACLVAATGGLIFGYDIGISGGVTSMDEFLQKFFPEVYTREHSPGNYNQYCSFENHLLTLFTSSLYLAALIASFFASVTTRAFGRKISMTVGGLVFLSGAILNGAAVNVEMLIIGRILLGVGIGYANQSVPVYLSEMAPPKLRGALNIGFQMATTIGIFAANLVNYVTAKMKHNGWRVSLALAAFPAVIMTIGALCLPDTPNSLIERGKKEEAREMLQKIRGTANVDLEYSDLVEASEASKRVEQPWKQITERKYRPQLIITCLIPFFQQITGINVIMFYAPVLFKTLGFGNDASLMSAVVTGLVNVFATMVSIFTVDKFGRRFLFLEGGIQMIICQIAVGSMIASVFGVSGDGSFSKGMGNLTLGLICVYVAGFAWSWGPLGWLVPSEIFPLEIRSAGQSINVSINMFFTFIIGQLFLTMLCHLKFGLFYFFAGWVVLMTIFVYLFVPETKNVPIEEMNRVWKAHWFWGKYIPDNAVGLEHHLPSTSYNNQNV